The genomic stretch CGCCCGGCCGAGATACGCTTCAGCAACGCGTGGACATCCATGTCCGTACACCTCCATGTAACAAGCCCAGGCCGCCCGTGGGCGTTGCCGTCACAGCGGACCTGGGGTCGGGATGCAAAGGGCTGCCCACATGCTAACATATTCCAAACACTGCCGCTTGCGGTGGGGGCAACTGGTTTTCAGCTTTTCTGACTGAAACGGTTAATTCTCCAAATCCATGTTCTGTCATGAGTTACGCGCACTTTTCACGCTTTGCACTTGACAGCCCCCCTACCCGTGGAACAAAATCGAAACGACATGTCTTTACAAATGTGTTGATTCCGAACTTCGGATGCAGTCCGCGGCTATCTGCCGCGCGGCGCATGGCCTGTCATCGTTTCCGGATCAATACCTGCTACTATTGGCCGAGAGCCGCGATCAGTAAGGAGCGAAGTGATGAGAAGGGCAAACCTAGGTCGTAAGCATGCCTTTACCCTGATCGAGTTGCTGGTGGTGGTGGCAATCATCGCCCTGCTGATCTCGATCCTGCTGCCGTCCCTGCGGGATGCGCGGGAACAGGCCAAAGTGGCCAAGTGCCTTGCTAATTATCGGACTCTGATGCAGGCAACCACATCCTACCTGCTGGAGTGGAAGGACGGTTTCCCGTTCCAGACGACGCCTGGTGGGGGCGGCATCTGCACCTGGATGTATGGCGGCGCAACGGGTCTCGATGAGTATTTCCGCACTTACGCCGGCGGCATCTTCCACATCCCCATCCAGAACCGCCCGCTTAACCGCTACATCCTGGGGACTGAGCCCGAACTCGACATCATGAACGGCTCTGTCATCGTAAAACGGGCCGAGATGCAGTTCCTGGCCTGCCCATCCGACAATAAGGCCTACAACGGCCAGGTCTTCAGCACCTTCAACGTCGAACCCGTTGCGCCCGGTTCCTATGTCGGCGTCGGCACGAGCTACCACTACAACCTGCACGCGATCGTCGGCAATTCCTCGCAGTTTCAATGGCGTGGCGGCCCTTCGGACCCATGGGGCGGTCCCGGCAA from Phycisphaerales bacterium encodes the following:
- a CDS encoding prepilin-type N-terminal cleavage/methylation domain-containing protein, encoding MRRANLGRKHAFTLIELLVVVAIIALLISILLPSLRDAREQAKVAKCLANYRTLMQATTSYLLEWKDGFPFQTTPGGGGICTWMYGGATGLDEYFRTYAGGIFHIPIQNRPLNRYILGTEPELDIMNGSVIVKRAEMQFLACPSDNKAYNGQVFSTFNVEPVAPGSYVGVGTSYHYNLHAIVGNSSQFQWRGGPSDPWGGPGKWDERGRELMRSVLRRHASTFVMFLEDPMDYGLNWMLPVTGWHGKFNRHSTGYLDGHAVYGPVDTRGWCGVGWTAINPDWVWNFGQTKPSIANYLPSILPGMTPAASRRTCNPPR